Part of the Motacilla alba alba isolate MOTALB_02 chromosome Z, Motacilla_alba_V1.0_pri, whole genome shotgun sequence genome, CATTGGGCACCTGGTATCTACCCAGGGTTACCCACAATACCATTGTATGAATCCATGGCTCCAGATCCATGATGACTGACTGTTTATTACCACTGGTACACTTATTAACGCAGGACATTCTTCAGGTTAGGGTCCATCCAGCTCAATGCATAAACTGTCCTGTCAGTAATAAACACAGATACCCTTCTCTCATGGTGAATGTCTTGATGGCTATGCTCACTTTTGCTCTTTGTGTCTTTTCTTGCATATTAGGCCACTTTCTACCCACCATTCTGGATGCCAGATTTTCAGTTCTGCAGCTTGAAAGGTAGGAAGTCGCTGGTGCAAAAGAAGTTTATACCAGAAGTGGTTGGTAGATGTTTCTCCAAATGTCTGTCAGACAAAGCCTTGCTCTGGACTTGAGTTGTAGCAGTCCCAGTTTCCCACATCTCTAGGTCCCAGTTGGACTCAATGGCAAGAAAGATACTTCCCTTTTGCattcataaaaggaaaaacttgaGTCACCTGAGCATGTTGAGGATGAAAAGGAATTACAGCAATGTAATGTCTCATCCTCCTATGTTaccaagcagcagagcagggaatttCAGGAACAAAACTTTGAATTAGGCTATCTGCTAGCCTTTAAATGGTAAAGACCATGCAACAACAGCTGTTGAACAGCCAAGAGCATGCTTCTCAGCGATCTCTGCTAAGGATGTTTTGCAGACTCCTTTTAGTTCTTGAGAGAAAGGGTCTAGGACTAAGAATTATACTTCATTCTCTCAATAAGGCTATAATTAACCTGTTAGTGCCTGCACCACTTTAGTGTACAATAACCATAAAACAGTAGCAGAATCATTCCCTGCACAAAACAAAGTCTTCTTCTTGTCCTTCTGATAATCATAGCTGTGTGACAAACTTTTTATAGTTCTTCTTGTCTTTAAGTTTACTATTCAAATTTTTATTCAGTAGAACACATTTCCAACTATTTTGCAAAGTGTAGCAGCTTCACCAAATGATTCACTGATAATTACTGTGATAGGAGAGCCAACTGCTCAGTATGTTAATATGCATTTTACTATTCTTAGTTGTTATGGTGGCTGTAAAAACCCATCGTGAGATGTTTGCTCTCAGCGTCTTATCTCAAAACACAACATCATAGAAAAATATCTGTCCCCAGTGTCTTTCTGCCTGCAGTGGTGAAGCACACTGATTTGCAAACATCTTGGTAAACCAAGTGAGGTATATTTCTTAAAGATTTAGTGCTGTAATTGAAGTCAGGATTAATCACAAATGTAAATCATCAAAGTCAGTGGGATGACTAATGTGAACAAAGATTAAATGGCAAGACCAAGTCACAATTGTGTTTAAGAAATGACTGCCAAAAACCCCCATCCCACTGGTTTCTTTACACATTTCTCACCTTGGAGTATGacaaatgaagcagaaaagtaGATGACTAGAAAAGTAGCAGTGAATAGTGTTAGATCATACTGAAAAGATTCTGACTAAGAATTTTGACTTTCCCTTgtcttggctctgctggagacCAGGCAGTGAATTTTGTGactttcattataatttttgaGTAATTGCATTTAAATGACTAACTGAATGAGGTTTGTGTTAATTCTGTCATTTGTGCAAGTTTTACGCAAgacacttttattttgttttggaggTAATATTGCTCATATCCACATGGACAGAAAACTGTTTAAAGGGAAAGTGTGAAAAGGTGTTGGAGGGAgttgtttgtttccttctgcCACAAAATTTCATCTGCTGGGGCTTTAGACAATATCCTACCAGCAGTTGCTTCAGTTGCTTCATTTGTTTCAGATCAGGAGAGCTTCTGGACATGAAGGATCTTTGGTCCCTTCTAGTAGAACTGATCTTACTTCTCAAGAAATCCTCACTTCACAGCGAAATCCTCCAAATTATTGGCCTGTCCCATTTAATCGGGAGTGATTCAAAAGTCAACAGCGAGGCAACTCTGAGTAAGTACACATGTGAAACCCCACTGGTCTTTGGCAATTTCTGAGCAAGGTGCCACAAAGTAGAACCTAGTGTGGAGAGCTTGTTTCACCATACTGAAACAGTTCCCAATGGCAATGACTTGTCATTCATTTCCCTCCTGTGCTGTTGGCTATGAGAAATTGCTGATCTTCCTACCTGTGTGTCATCTCCACCTTCCTTTCAAATTAATGTTGGTGTAAGGTATGCCTTGCCAACTCAGTCACTCAGagtgcctgctggctttccttctcctgtgaTTTCATGTGGTGCGCTCCAGATTTGCTACTGATCATGTCTGCTATTCAGTCATGGGAAGAGGGAAGCTAGGACTCATctcttttttataattttatttttctcttcagtggcATTCCTAGCATTTCCCACTTTCTATATGTGTGCTATACACTTCATACAATGGCACATTTTCACATTGTTGAGGGCtttccagagatttttttccagtccaATATTGAAAATGATTGGTGTTACACATTTCTACTTTCCACAACACTGGCAGCATTATCTTGAGACCCTCAGTGAGGGCAGTGTTATACACATTAGTAGTATATGTGTTCATTAATGAAAAGAACATttgaaaacacttctttttgtgtttaaaatatttaggtgAAATCAGATACTTCCATCAGTCCTGGAGATATTGCTGTTCCTGATATTGTCTCTCAATCTAAGTGGGTAACATGCTCTATGGGCAGAACTGGCATTTGTGACATAAGAAACaggatatttttgtttgctcttaGACTCATCTAAAATACTTGAACCCCATAACCTTCTTCATTTGTCATATGAATAGCCATGAGGCCTTAAGTAGGCTGTTGCAGTGCAAAAATATCatgtaaattttctttgttaGTCCATGCTCCTATTGTGAAATTTTTGGTGTTTCTTCACACTTAACAGTTCCAGTAAACATTGCCTCACTTATGTCTGCCTAAGTTACAATGTGAACATCTATTTCTCTCGGGTTTGCTTTTAGCAAGAGTACATTacagcacaaatatttttacagaacaGTTTCCACAAATGTTCCCAGatgcatggaaatattttgattaataCTTTCAACTGTAGTCAAATGACTTGCCTTTTTCTTTagtgcattttatttctgtctttgatCTTTATAAAATCACAATCCCATCTATTTTATGGAATTTTCACTAGTGCTCTTCTTGAGCAGGAAGCCCTGGAGGAGTCAGTTAGTTTTGAACATTTTTGAGCACGGACcacattaaatatataaaaagattGGTGAATATAGTTTTCAGTAATTGCATTGCTATGTAGTAAACCTCCTACAGATATAAAGAAAGCAATACAAGAGAACCAAGGATAACAGCAGAAGTCACCATCTCTTCAGTTAATTTCagagtatgtgtgtgtgtatacacatataaataaatcattaaaCTGTGTTTATTAGAGCATAATCTTAAGAAACACTTTATTCTTATTTTGCTccatatttatttcaattactACATTGTACTTTATGTGGACTATAATAAAAGTGAGGAAtgaaagccttttttctttggACACATTggaacttttattttcatctgattCTAAATTTCAAGTTGGGTCATATTCAAAGCTGATATTATGGGAAGCCCAAGAGGCATGGACACAACTGAATGCCAAGGTGTTAACCAATGTTTGAGATGACAGGCATTACTTCTgttatatttttgttaattgCTTCTCAAATGCCTTTCTAGACTTGCAAGTAGTACTATGATTCAGTATAGCTTTAGAAATTCTTGTTAAGTTAAAATCAGAGTTAGTTAAGAGAGTTTAAGTCATGTAGCAATAAATACCAATGAATCTAAAGGAGTTGAAGTTAATATTGTGCCATTCAAAAGCAAGTATAAATCATACCATGCTAGAGTCAGCTGAGAATTCAGCTGAAGATCTTCATGACCTACTTCATCCCTCCAATAGAAAAATCAGCAGAGGCGGATACTCATAGAACGCTTCTCTTTTTTACAGTTTTCCCAAAAGCCTACGACTCCCTTTTGTGCAGAATACACAAAGCTATGTCTTTCATccatgctatttttttctgtatctcagGAGAGGTGGAAAAGTGGTGATTATGTTCCTTTAACCACATAAGCATTCAGCCCTGCATCCCACCTTATCCCTGAATCTGTCAAGTGCCCACTGTAATATTTGGAGACTAAGAACAGATTTTGCTGTAAAAGGTTTTGGCTTTCCTGACCTTCACCAAACAGAAGTAatgtaaaatatagaaaatatcaTTGCTACTAATCTGGGAGAAAGTCTGTTTTTATGGCTGATTATAATTAGTGACAAACATATAAGAAAATAGGTGACCAAACTCCATCTGGAATATTATTTCCAAGACTGTCCACCCACATAGGAAGGATATTATTTGACTTGGAGACTTCTTTCTAGAATTCTAGAATTTCAAGAACCTGAGTCATGAAGGCAAATTTGAActactgcttctttttttcttttctttttttttttttttccttctagatATGAGTTAAGGTTGTTGGAAGTGCATGCCCAGGATTCATAAAAAACCATTTATCATGGTGAAAACAATAGGTaccatttaatttaaaaaactgcCTGAAGTTTCAGGATTTACTTTGACTTTTGACAGTCCTGAGAACTCAGTGCACTGGATTGGTACAATATGTGTGGGACACCATGTGTGCTGCACAGGATTCCTCACACAGGTTCTATAGTGTGCCTAAGACCTTAAGTAAACCACCAACATTTATGAGCAAGCAGGTCTTCAAGCTTATTGCTGGATCTCATGTCTGACATTTCCAGTAGCATGCCAACTGTCTCTGCATGTCTGTTATCCACTGGCAAGTGgatgcatgggaaaaaaaaaccctgattttgCAGCCTCCAGGTGGAGGCAGTGGTTGATCTaagactcgggctgcttttgaATCCCCATTTCTGACACAGTGGGCTCCATAGTCTGTTACCTTTAACAAGGCTGCATATGCCAGATATTAGAAATAGGAAAGGAAGAGGGGTAAACCAATGTGAGTAAAGGTTATTAGACCTTTCATATTAAATAATCCAGGAAGATAGATAGAAATGGATTCAAGCCACTTAGATTTCATTGTGGAGGGATATTATAGGTACATGTGTTAAAATGTTGAGAGCtgagataaacaaaaaaatactctAAATTTGCTTTCTGATAGGTTTGCTTTACTCCAGAGGGCTATCTCTGTTGACATATAAATACAGGACGACAGAGTAATGTAGCAGGATAATGTCAGTGGGGACTATACTATTTTGGTAGGTATTTAACAGAATGAAATCAGGAATCATTTACGTTCTGGAACTAGgatttaataaagaaatttttctgttAGCTCCATaaattttacttctgaaaaaagaaaaaaaaaaaggaagagatggaGATACAAACCTTCTGTGAGGATAAACAAGAGGAAGATATGTATCTCACACCTAATCAAACTCGTGCATTCAAACCCCTTTGAGGATGACAGCTAGATTTCTTGCAGGCCATGTGTCACTTTCTAAAACGGAGGTTGAACAGGGGGCAAACCAGCACCAGGCCCTCCACGGCATCTCCGCTCACTGGGAGGCAAGGCGCGGGGTGCGGGGACAGGGGGCTCTTGGCGGGGATCGCTCCGGGAGGGCCAGCGGGACCGAGCTTCACCAAAGTGCGTCCCCGCTTCTGCGCAGCACTTCAGCGCTGCCGGCTCAGAGGCGAGGGCGGACATGAAGCAGCGTCACCGAAATCCTTCAGCCTTGACGGCCTTGCCGTCAAGGCCGCCAGCGGGCTCCTTTCCCCTTGCCATTTCTCTCCTCTTCGTCCTTTTACGATTATCACCCCTGCTTTCCGCGAGCGACAGCCGCCGCAGCGCGATCCGCCGGCGGATCGCCCGTGCGCGTGGCGAGGCGGCGGGTACGCGCCTCGGGAGCGCGGCTCCCGCGACCTTATTCGATGGCGCGGAGACGGCGGGTGCGAGGGCTCGGTTCCCGCACGCCGCGCAGACACACCCCCGTAACGCCGGGCACCCCGGCACCGCGGCGGGAGCCGaggcggcggcgcggagcggggaGGCGGCGCtcgggccccgccgcgccggAGCGGAGGCGCCGCGCCCCGGCGGGCGGAGGCAGCGCGGGGCGAGCGCCCCCCAGCGCGCTGCCGCCGCGCCGGTTACGTAAGCGCGGGCaccccccgcgccgcccccccgcccccgACGGCGGTTATGCAATCGCAGCACACAGACCTACTGTACCGCGCGCCGCCCcgcgcgccgccccgccccgcccccgagCGCTCCCATTGGCCAGCTCTCGGCAGCCCCCGGCGCCGATTGGCTGGTAGTAGCCGCCAGTCacggcgcggcgcggccggcATGCGGGCTATGAGCCCCGCGCCGCGCAGCCCTGACCTACTAACACACATCcctccgcgccgccgccgccgcgcgctCCCGCCcgcctcgccgccgccgcccgcacGGCGCGGCACCGCACCgcgcccgctccgctccgccgcccgcccgcccgtcTAGCCCGAGCACCGGCGCGGGGAGAGGAATGCTCGGCGCTCCGCGGTGCGCTGCAGGTAGGAAGGAAGGCGCGCGTACAAAGTTGGGGTGCCCGCCCCGTGCTTCGCTCTAGCTTCGGGCTGGGGGCGGCTGTTGCTTATGGGGAGCCCAGCCAGCTCCGGCCGCCGCCGGGCGGGGAAGGGTCCGTcggcggccccgctccgcgaGGCGGCGGGCGGCTCGGCGGAGGGGTGGTGGAGCGGGAGGCAGCCCGGGAGATGCCTGCCGACGGCTCTCGCTGTCGGGGCGTGCTCGCTCCTGGAGTGCCGCGCTGCCCCTCGCGTGTCCTCGCAGCGAGCCCCGGGCAGCGCCCCCGGAGCGGCTCTCCCGCGTTGCATAATGTGCCGGCGGGGAGCGGAGCTGCCGCGGCGGACGCCGTGCGGGGCGGAGGGCTGGGTCCCGGGCAGCGGCAGCTGTGCCTCGGCCACAAAACCACCGGGAGCAGCTGCCGAGCCCGCCAGCCAGACCCAGTCCTCTTTCGGGCGGCGCAGGGGCTTCTTGCCCACGGGCAGTCGGGATCAATGGCAACGGCCCGGGACCGGGGCTGCGCTTGTCTCAGCCAGCCCTTTCCGTCACTTTTTGTCGCTGTTTTTTAGGCGCTGCGGGACCGATCGCATAATAGTTCCTGGAAATGTTGCATTATGTAACCACAAAATATgctggcagcggggctgggaagagggagCTAATTATGCGATTTTATAATCTCCCTACAAAGAAACTAGGACGATCTCGCCCcgaaaaaaaaaagcccccccAAACCCGTAACTGTAACAGGTTTGGTTAAAGTGTGTTTATTAAGGGAAGTAGACAACTGGGTAAGTGGGGAGGCGAGGCGCGCTCGCCGGCTGCGTGCCGGGTGCCTTAAAACGAGATCTGTGTTGGGTCTATATTTAGCCCCTTCGCGTTTTAGCAATTGTGGCTTCATGTGCTATTTCTGGTCTTTTCACCAGAGCCGTGCGTGTGTAAGACGTTCGAGGCATTTGCTCGGATTTTTAACTCTACGCCTTCGGAGGCGTTTTAGATCaggctgtatttatttttcagagaaggCGTTTCGCCTAGACGCCGTGGCATCCCTCTCTCCGGTACGGgctttcagtggaaaaaaataatgaaaagcaattttttaaaaaacaaacaaacaaaacaacagaccaaaacaaaccaaacgGGAATGGCTTAATTTAAGGAAGAAAGGCGTTTACGGGAGATCTCAGCCGCGCTGGAGGGGAGAGCAAGAGCCGTCCCGGCCGTGCCTTGAcggccgcggcgggcggggggccAGGTGCCGCCGGCCCCCGTGGGGCAGCGCAGCGGAGCCGGGCTCCGGGGGCGGCCGCCGGTAGTAGGTCAGTGTGACAGACCCTAtgggcggcggagcggggcgggtGCGCGGAGCCCGACGAGTCCTCCGCGTCCACTTTCCCCTCCCGGAGGCTGGCGGGGGTCGCCGCCGCCTCCTTTCCCCGGCagccggcggggcgcggcggcggcgggcgagcgAGGGCTGGGGGCGCTGGCGCTCCCCCTCAGCCCTTTGTTCTGGGctggggcggcggcggcggcgggggggggcGGGCTGATAGCGCGGGGCCGAGCGGGCCGGGGCCGTGCGTCGCCGGTCACGTAGGGGCCGcggggccgagccgggccgcCTTTGTGGCGGGCGCGGTGCGGGGCCGCGCGGCGCAGGGGCGGCGGGCGCCGTGTCTCCGCAGCTCGGCCCCGCACCGCGCCCCGCGGAGCGTCCCCACCCCGCTGCCCATCACCCCCCTAGTCCCACCGTCGCCTGCAGGCAGGGATCGCCAGACAAAGGCCCTCGCAGGTAGGCACGAGCTGAGCGTTTTCTTTCGTTTCTTACGCAACGAACGACAACAACAtcataaagggggaaaaaaatcatcattgcccaattctgtaatttttttcgCAAGTCAGTTTGGCGTCGCAGTGGCTGTATGTTTTGTACTCTGGAGCCAGCTTGTGCTGTGTCCTCGATAGGAGCATAGCTTGAAAGTTGCTGACGAAAACTTGCCTTTCAAGattaggtgattttttttttattttttatttttatttttaattactaaaaCGGTTCTCCAATAACTGAAACCAACATCACTGTGCTTCTGACCAAAAACCTCCCAGCTGAGTGCCCCAGCCACAGGCTTTATGTTCGTTGTACCTGCTATAGGAAGTAGCagcaaagtatttaaaaaatgtaatattcTTGGTAACTGCATAAACTTTTCTGCTACTTGATTGTTGGGGCCAAGTACAGCCTTGACAGTGAGGCTCTTTTGGACTTACTGTTGTGTTAAAAACAGCCCTGGgttttatgttggtttttttttttcctgttgtcctTGTAACTTGAATGATTGCACTTAGTTTCGTTATGTGTGCTCCAGTGTGTGTGTAACCTACTTTGAGTTATCTTTGCCCTCCTCAGTAATTAATTAAATCCAGAGCCTCGTTTGAAATATTGCTATGTGCATTGCTTTTGTGGTCCTTACTCAATCAAAATGTTGACTTTGATGGGAAACTCAAATGAATAAGGATTTGGTGTTTTGGCCCAAAAACCTGATTTAAACCAACAAGTTCAAGGACTACTGAATAAGGATTGTTAATAACATTGGCATTAGCAGTTATTGTTACAAATGCTCTCACATTGTAGATGTTTTTGACTGTTAAAATGCTAATAAGCTTTAGAATATTCTGCCTCCACTTTCAtttactttatatttttaactcGTGCTCCAAAGGGCTCTTAACTAGCTTTCAAAATATCTAGCTTCCTGAATTTGCATCCAAAGCGTCAAGTCTCTGCTGTTTTGGTGGGggttgttttgcattttgttgtGAGGTTTGGggaggtgatttttttgtttgtttttgtttttaagaaactgATGTGAAGGTGTCAAGAAGCTAAGAATCTTCCCATGGGCAGTATGAACTTACATGACCTCCAAACAGCTTATCTCATCTTAAGAAGGAGCAGTATATGCCTTGCTTTTGGATGAAATTTACAGAACATACAGACATTCTTTCTATTGCAATAGAGTCAAAAGAGAGTCGACAAAGATCTCAGCaccatgctgctttttttccaatCATTTATCTTGAACTAAAActcttaaataaaataaacctttaACTCATTTTAAATTGACTTATTTTAACAAATAGTTATGCAAACTAGTCTTATGCAATAGTTTTTTTCCAGACGGCAATCTCACTGCTGTTATAACATCACTGTGATGCAATAACATGAACAATAAAATCCTCTGTTCGAGTCTTATTACACACTGTTAAGCAATGTATCTGACTCATCAGCTTAATTGACTCTTCTAGGTGACCTTGCCATGATCATTACAGCCAGTTATGAGATATAAATGTGCTTAGGCTatgtaatagaaaaaaaatgcaaatagatGGCCAATTCCTGCAGTCcaatctaaaataaaatgacaattGATTTCTGTGTTAGTATTTTACAGGGTTAAAGCATTACCTtacagtatttgaaaatatttttgtagtaGCTACAAGATAATGTAACTGTCTAATACTCATGATAAGCATGACTGTCAAAAACAAGATTGCTTCTACCACATTTTTAGTCAAGACCAAGTATTCCCTTGTTTACacaatgttatttaaaaattgtattataAGGTAGATCTGAAAGGAATCTAAAGCCATCTTAGATACCTTGtggttttttcctaattcaCTTGTTGAATTGGTCTGTGTCCAAAATAGCATACAATGAGATTGAATTTTGTGACATGgattaaatatatattctattaGGAAAAATGCCTTATTTAAGacatggctttttttccctttcttgagTTGCTCCACCTTGGTGTAATTTTCAGTCTGTCCTGTAGTATTTGAATAATTAACCAGTTTTTGCTACAGAGATGTCTGCACAACAGCTGACAATGTAGATGCCAGTGCTCCAAGACTTCTCTTTGCAAGTGGAATGCAAcccagcaaagaaaataatgctCAGCATGGGCAGTGGTCTGGACCATCTCACAGAATTGGAGCCCTAAAGGTTGctatttctctgctctgtttgctgTGAGTGGTAGATAACAACAATTTACAGCCAGcgtttattttatatatttacttCAGTTGTTATATAACAAGATGCATGTTTAGAGCATCAACTGGGATTAATTGACATAATTCTGCTGCCTTTAAATAGAGCCATATAAATTTAGGTCAGCTGAAGGTCTGGTCCATGgttggcattttaaaaacacagttcAATAATAGAAACCTATTTGTTGTCAGAATAATTAATATTTGATTttgtggactttttttttttttttgtaactaaGGGAAACCTGAGATTGTATTTCCAGAACATGGTTGCTATTAAGTTAAAGCTTTTCACAGTCTAGTTCTTCCTGCTGTCAAGTAGCTATTGAAATGAGAAACGTACTGTCATAGTACTGTAACTTCAGTAACAGTTGTTTCTACTGAGGCTTTATTAAAATACTGGAAAGTGATATGATATTATTAAATTCCATATTTACATATGTATActatatatattacatatatgaaattaaatatttacacaaGATATACTTATTTCTTCCtcagttttaaattttaccTGGTGCTATCAGTAATATTGTTAGATCTTGTTTTTCACCATTTGAACCAGAGCAATAAGTTGCTTGTTTTGGGAAACATGAACAGACCTGGGAGAATCATACTGTCTTcacaaggaaatgaaagaaaatgtggggCAAATTGGCATTTATTAAGCTTCACTGACCTTTTCTGAACAACAGCTACCCTTAACATATGTTGTGTGTTCTCCaaatagaaattatatttctgtaatttacCTTTGGTGAGCAGGCCATACTTTAATGAGTTAATTTGTACTTCTTAAGATAAGCTGtaacttaaataatttttctgacaaAGAAAGCCTTTTGTAAAAATTACGTATGACATCAGCTTTCTGGGTACAACGTGGAGTTGGGTAATATGAATTTGCAATAGTATTTCAAGTTCTATGATAatcttacttatttttttccttaaatttgaTTGAACAGTGTCATAATAAATGATTTCTGATGTGCCTGATGGAGTATATTTTGTGGacatattccatttttttccttcaataacACGATCAACATTTTAGCAAAAGTGGGTCATCTTGTACAAAGTTATCATCATCAGTGTTCCACTGACCTAATTACACATTGGTCCTGAAACAGTAAGCAGTTAGGATGTCCATGAAGTTGTAGGAAAAGGAAACTGCATACAGGAGCAATACTTCTGCATTGCTTCATGCTGTTGTAACATATTCATGGTCCTTATGCACATTACTACATAACAGCAGAAATTGGTGGCAATACTCATATT contains:
- the LOC119695477 gene encoding serine/arginine repetitive matrix protein 1-like — encoded protein: MGSGVGTLRGARCGSAPRPLRDRRRTAPARSAPRYQPAPPRRRRRPSPEQRAEGERQRPQPSLARRRRAPPAAGERRRRRPPPASGRGKWTRRTRRAPRTRPAPPPIGSVTLTYYRRPPPEPGSAALPHGGRRHLAPRPPRPSRHGRDGSCSPLQRG